CCTGCCCGACCTGTCACGCCCGGCGCTGAGCTTCAACCTCGGGCCGCTGGCCTTGCAGTTCATCCTCGACCAGGGCGGCAGCGGCTACTTCCGCACCCGGGTGGTGCAGGCCTACCTGCAAAGCGGGGTGTTCGAGCGGGTGCCGCAGGCGCCGGAATTCACCTACCCGACCTTCCTGGTCTACCCGCGCAAGCGCGACAGCGAGGCCCTGCAACAGGCCTTCACGGTGCTGCGCCGGCTGGTGGCCGCCGGCGACAGCGATTGGTCACAACGCTGGGACCCGCTGATCTGAGCCCTGCGCCGCGGCATTGAGCAAGTGCCGCTTGAGCCCGGCGATCAGGTCGGTCTGGGTGATCACCCCCACCAGCTGGTCAGCGTCGAGCACCGGCAGGCAGTGCAGCCCCTGCTCGCTGAGCAGCGGCAGCAAGCGCTCCAGTGGGTGCTGGCTGCTGACGCTGACCACCCGGCGGCTCATCACCTGCTCCAGGCGCACCACCTTGCGCCGCCACATGCCGCGCCAGCTGAAGCGGCCACGGTCCATCGCCGGGCCGACCAGGTCGCTGAGGCTGACGATGCCCACCAGGCGCCCGCCATCGAGCACCGGCAAGGTTTTCAGGTGATGGCTGGCGAGCATCTTCCAAGCCTGTTCGAGGGTGGTGCGCGGCGTCGCCGACTGCACATCGCGGGACATCACCGCGCTGGCGGTGATGCCGCCCAGGCTGCGCTGCAAGGCATGTTGCTCGGTCGCCAGGATGATCCGCTCCAACTCGTCGCGGGTGACGTCGACGAACTCGCCGATCTCTTCCAGGGCCTGGTCCAGGTCCTGGGCGTTGATCCCGACCCGCTCGCCGGGCAGCGGGTCGTGGGTGTGGTGCAGGTCCTTGCGCGGCGCCGT
The window above is part of the Pseudomonas muyukensis genome. Proteins encoded here:
- a CDS encoding HPP family protein; this translates as MSASRPESRLQRLLPAPLNIPPREWLRAGLGALLGLFLAGYLCSLLYGPSVALHLLGPLAASAVLVFAVHSGPLAQPWPVLGSYALAGAVGLAMRHGFGDGLWVAAAALGIAILVMCLLRCLHPPGGGVAVSAVLADPGLVALGDHLLEPVLLNAVILVVVAVLYNRLTGVRYPKGTAPRKDLHHTHDPLPGERVGINAQDLDQALEEIGEFVDVTRDELERIILATEQHALQRSLGGITASAVMSRDVQSATPRTTLEQAWKMLASHHLKTLPVLDGGRLVGIVSLSDLVGPAMDRGRFSWRGMWRRKVVRLEQVMSRRVVSVSSQHPLERLLPLLSEQGLHCLPVLDADQLVGVITQTDLIAGLKRHLLNAAAQGSDQRVPAL